The genomic stretch AAGAAGCTCTACGACGACGCCCACTCCGGTGTCCTCCAGGCGAGTACCACCGAAGGCGCGATCCTCACCGCCGCCGAGGAAGCGCTCGTCAGGGCACGGTCGAACGAGGTAGACCGCATCGTCGCGGTCGCTGGTGACTACTTCTCGGCGCATCGCGACCAGTACTCCGGCATGTGGGTCGACCAAGCCAAGGGCTACGTCGGCATCGGCGCGACCGACAACCTGACGGCTCACCAGCAGGCGCTGGGCGCCCGGATCGGCGTCGCGACGGTGCAGTGGGACGTCGTGGCCATGGATGTGACGCTCGACCACCTGCTCGACCTGCAGAGGCAGGTCGACCTGTTGGCGGCGGACCTGCGCGCGCAGAGCATCGACATCACGAGCACGTCGATCGACGAGGAGGAGAACAAGGTCTACGTCGCCGCTGCCAGCGACACGACGACTCTGCGCAGTCTTCTCACCGAGAAGTTTTCTGCCGCGGCACCGATAGCCGTGGAGTATGAGGCGCAAGCACGGCTCGAAGGTGTCGCGGGCACCAACTCTCCGCCGTTCCGCGGCGGACAGCAGCTGAGCCGGAGCGACCTGCCCACCACGATGCGGTATCTCTGCACCTCAGCGTTCGTCGCGTACCAGGTCGAGCGACTGGATGCGGCGATCTTCAGCATCAACTACTTCCTGACGACCGCCGGGCACTGCGAGACGACGTCGCAGAACGTCGGATCGGTCGGCGCGTGGTGGAAACAGGGCGACGTCACCATCGGCCAGAGCCAGCGAAACGTCTTCAGGAACGGATCCATCGCCGACGCCATGGCGATTCCGATCCACCGCGTGTTCAAGTCCAACGACGTCGCGATCGATCCGGGCGTGTACCGCGACATCAAATGCATGATGACGTCCGACATCAAGTCAGGGACCCAAGGCCAGATCGAGATGATCTCCGGTGCCACGACCGGTGGGTACCGCACCGGCCGGCTGCTTCGCACCCACGCGTCGGTCACCTACACCGACAGGGCTACGGGCAGGACGACGACGCTGCCCAACCAACACATGACCAACTACTACAGCCAGGGGGGCGACAGCGGCGCCAGCGTGTTCGGCACCCGGGAGTGCACGTACCGCGCGGACGGCATTCACAGCGGGGGGACGGAGCCCGGCTCGCCAGGCCCGAATCGCAAGTACTACTCACCGATCTTCAACGTCACCAAGCAGCTCGGGCTGTCCGGCGTCGAAGTGTCCTAGTGCGTAGGTTGGGCCGTGAGGTGGGTACGCGGACAGACCAGCTGCGGATCATCGTCGTCGCCGTCATGGCGTGCCCGTGGGGCGTTACGACGTGGCGCAGAGGGCGGTGCAGCCGGGGGCGTTGCTGACGCAGTAGCCGTCGCCGATCGACAGGATGCACAGCGGGTTGCCGGTCACCGTGTCGGCGCCGCCGCCGACGGCGATGGCGAGGTCGTCGCTGGTGAGCTCGGTCAGCCGGTCGATCCTGAGGTTCAGCTTCTTCACGGGGGGCTCCTGGGTCGCGGGGATCGACGAACGTCTTCGACCTCGCGACGGACAGCCCTGCCCGCGATTCGGCCGGAACGTCCCGCTCGGGGATAGTGCCGTGCTGTCGCCAGAACGTCCCCTCACTCCGGCGACGGAACGGAGGTGACACCCATGAAGCGAGTGATCCTGAGCGTCCTGCTCGCCGCCGGCGCGTACGCCGCCCCCGCGGCAGCCGGTCCGGAGGTCGTCCGCTGCGGCATCACACCGCGCATCCCCTGCGGCGTCTGCTACTACGACGAGGCGTCCGGCAAGCGCACCTGCGTCGGCCCCGACATCGTCGAGAGCTGAGCAGAGAGCCCGGCGCGGGCGGTACGCGGCCTTCGGCAGCCGCGCCCGACCCGGCATTCGGCCGCCGGGCAGGACAGACAGCAACGGCGGGGCCCCCATGTGGAGGCCCCGCCGTCGTCGTTCGGGAGAGCTACTGGCAGAGCACCGTCGCGGGAACGAGGTCGCGGGTACACGGCGCCACGGACACGCACTTGTCGCCGGGCAGGGACAGGATGCAGTCGACCTTCCCGGTGAACGTGCCGCCGACGGCCATCTGCAGCTCGGCTGTAGTCAGCTCGGTGAGGCGCTCGGTCTTCAGGCTGAGCTTGCGCACAGGGGGGCTCCTGACTGGGGTGAAGGGACGTTCCCCTCCAGTACGCCGCCGGCCCCCGCGAGTCCTGCGCCTACGCCGTCGCGAACAGCCCCGCCAGCGACCCGTCGGCCTCCAGGTTGGTGCCGTTGAGCCGGAACGCCGGGTCGCCCTCGTCGGGACGCGGACCGGTCGGGTCGTCGATCCACTTGGTGAGTACGGCCTGGTAGACCGACCGCATGTCGAGGGTCATCCCGAGGTTGTCGGCGGGCAGCGTGGTGGAGCCCATGTCGGGGTGGTCGCCGTGCAGGCCGGGTACGAGCGAGACGCCGGTCGCCGCCGACGGCGGGCCGACGAGCAGCATGGGCGCGGCCGCGCCGTGGTCGGTGCCGCCGGCGTTCTCCCCGATGCGCCGCCCGAACTCGCTGAACGTCATGACGAGGGTCCGGTCGGCGATGGCCGGGTCGAGCGGGCCGATGGGGGTGCCGCCGGTCGGGGGGACGTAGAGCGGGTCGGGGAGGCCGTTGCCGGGGGTGCCGCCGATGCCGACGGGCACGCCCTCGATGGTGCCGAAGTAGAACGCCTCCAGGGCCCGGTCGAGGTCGCGCAGCAGCGTCTGGTGCAACGTCGTCTGCCCGCTGTGCGTGTCGTACCCGCCGGTCTGGATGAACACCACCTCGACGCCGAGGTCGGCGGACAGCAGCGTCCGCGCGGTGAGGAACAGGTTCGCGAGGCCGCCGGGCTGCGCGGCGACGAGGCCCATGGTCTCGGCGTCGAGCCGTACGGTCGCGGCGCACAGCTCGCCGTACGCCGCCCGCAGCGGGTCGAGTGCGGAGTGCTGCGCGAAGCCGGCGTAGAT from Frankiaceae bacterium encodes the following:
- a CDS encoding DUF1501 domain-containing protein, with product MTTLTRRTVLKGAAAGVGMYTLSPMLGKAWGAAGPQAAGRRTLIVLDLGGGNDGLNMVVPRSGARRAVYEQVRPTIGLAADSLLPLDRGGQDDGSLGLHPALTTLHSLYRADRVAVVQGVDYPNHNYSHFTSNDIWQAGNPDNIGDSGWLGRHLDRVGQPLDQIRAVGIGGSLAHALRGDEHSGVQVNSFGSTHFVDGDSPLARKRHEIYAGFAQHSALDPLRAAYGELCAATVRLDAETMGLVAAQPGGLANLFLTARTLLSADLGVEVVFIQTGGYDTHSGQTTLHQTLLRDLDRALEAFYFGTIEGVPVGIGGTPGNGLPDPLYVPPTGGTPIGPLDPAIADRTLVMTFSEFGRRIGENAGGTDHGAAAPMLLVGPPSAATGVSLVPGLHGDHPDMGSTTLPADNLGMTLDMRSVYQAVLTKWIDDPTGPRPDEGDPAFRLNGTNLEADGSLAGLFATA